TGCTCTTGACAGGACGAATCGGACGTAGTCACGCTGCAGATCCCGGACACCAGGCGCAAACGGGAAACCCATGAAATTTGCAAGAAGGACACCGATTGTACGAAAGGAGAGGTCTGCGTCCCTTATTTAGGATGCAGTAAGTGATCAAATCGTTATCGTTCCGTTACTGTTTCCTTCCAACTGTTATTTATTCATCTGTttacttattcttttttctccgtaGTAAAGGGACATCGAAAAGATCGCGCATCGGATAATTTCACTCAGATGTAATCGCCCCCCTTGAATTTGATCCAACGATGAAGCACTATCTCCTCGACATACATACTAATATATACTAACAACGTACTTATATACGCACCTTACAACACTTGTACGCACctcaatatatcgaaataataaagcgactggcattgaaaaaaatccgaacaatttttcccttttcccttCCCAAACTTCGTTTCGCTCGAATGATCCTCAAGATTgagaaatgtttaataataacgcGTAACGGATGCGGAAACAGAgaatacagagagagagagagagagagagagaaaggtgtCCACGAGACAAAAGGAATCGCGGAGAGACGGATGGCGCGACGCGATCGGGTCTCATTAACGCTTGAAAACGGAGAAGAAAACGGAGAGCgtaaaagagagaggggggttCAGTCATCGTAAATTTATCGGGAACAACTGGCTGGTTGGCAGAGATCCTCGAGGTTCCCCCGTCTTAACCGCAATCCCGCGGCCGAGGAAAGAGCTCATAGATTTACACTTAAAATCAATTAGCCCCTAATTGGCTTCGAAAGGTTTATCGCGGGTATCGTTTTATCGGAGACGACGAACAGCCAGGGTGGCGACGGCTCTCGAGCAAGATTGATCGGGTGAGGGAATgaatcgtttgaaattttaaatattaatcgggGCGAGCCTAATTTCGTAACGCCGAGAAACTGATTCGAAGGAAGTTTCGACGGGGGAGGGGATTTAATAACGGATTATGGAAAACGGGGCGTGAAAACGAGCAGTGAAATTTGCAACTTGGCCTCTGCTGGGCGCAGAGATCGCGTATCGATATAAATCTGGATGGATTTTTCATTCGCGGAACTTTCGCGATGAAAGATGAGGAGAGGAGTGCGGGACGTTCGTAGGTACAGAAAATTTCCCCTGTAAACGAGTGACGAAAGTAAACTGCGTAAACTCGGGGCAAGATTGGCGAGGGAGACGAGGAAGATTTACGATTCGGGCagaagaaacg
The DNA window shown above is from Apis cerana isolate GH-2021 linkage group LG4, AcerK_1.0, whole genome shotgun sequence and carries:
- the LOC114577297 gene encoding uncharacterized protein LOC114577297, whose amino-acid sequence is MRGLFLILLLVYVVSATRCIVKDDKDVPEVHVIRLGDRSGESDESDVVTLQIPDTRRKRETHEICKKDTDCTKGEVCVPYLGCIKGHRKDRASDNFTQM